The Lucilia cuprina isolate Lc7/37 chromosome 5, ASM2204524v1, whole genome shotgun sequence genome includes a window with the following:
- the LOC111691008 gene encoding crossover junction endonuclease MUS81 translates to MPLQRLELRLQNPNAIFEGWLKRWIHEAETKRCKSQYKLREALDALKMYPLPLSSGRECAILRGFGSTLCNLIDQEMQKQMTAAEAIGLNSTLYEEDLKIVVETVKKTRIKVLPSKEKIVKLSKKQQKAIAEEEERTKQVSMSPGTFRIILLVDTQETSGKNKKNLDQTRGYLESLSVEFEVRRLTVGDFLWIARDKEGNELVLPHIVERKRMDDLASSIRDGRFHEQKHRLHQSGIQHIIYLIEDYGDNEHVGLPLDNLKQALSNTLIHNNFAIEHTENHRRSMMYLQGLTNFFIRLYKDKVLLSCEKEDIQINEPSQRMVGLLKFKALYDDSARNAQLTIREVFVQQLLQLHSLSLEKALAIVSFYPTPRCLMDAYDNCESVSKARNLLTNISSGQLERPLGDKLSQTIYNFYRSDF, encoded by the coding sequence ATGCCTCTACAACGCCTGGAGCTAAGACTACAAAATCCTAACGCAATTTTTGAGGGTTGGTTGAAGCGTTGGATACATGAAGCCGAAACCAAAAGATGTAAATCACAGTATAAATTACGCGAAGCATTGGATGCACTAAAAATGTATCCCCTTCCATTGTCTTCTGGCAGGGAATGTGCCATACTGAGAGGTTTTGGTTCAACACTTTGCAATCTAATAGATCAAGAAATGCAAAAGCAGATGACAGCAGCCGAAGCTATTGGTTTAAATAGCACTTTGTACGAGGAAGACCTAAAAATAGTAGTGGAAACTGTAAAGAAAACTAGGATAAAAGTTTTACCATCTAAGGAAAAGATagtaaaattgtcaaaaaaacaacaaaaagccaTTGCAGAGGAAGAGGAACGTACTAAACAAGTTTCGATGAGTCCCGGAACATTCAGAATAATACTTCTGGTAGACACACAGGAGACaagtggaaaaaataaaaaaaatttagatcaaACTCGAGGTTATTTAGAATCTTTAAGTGTAGAATTTGAAGTAAGGCGCTTAACTGTCGGAGATTTTCTTTGGATTGCACGTGATAAAGAAGGTAATGAGTTGGTTCTCCCACATATAGTCGAACGTAAACGAATGGATGACTTAGCATCTAGTATAAGAGATGGACGATTTCATGAGCAAAAACATCGACTCCATCAAAGTGGTATACAACATATTATTTATCTAATAGAAGATTATGGGGACAATGAGCATGTGGGTCTTCCCTTAGACAACCTTAAACAAGCTCTTAGTAATACTTTAATTCATAACAATTTTGCCATAGAACACACTGAAAACCATCGTCGCTCTATGATGTATTTGCAAGGTTTGACGAATTTTTTCATAAGGCTTTATAAAGATAAAGTACTTCTAAGTTGTGAAAAAGAAGATATTCAAATCAATGAACCTAGCCAACGTATGGTAGGTCTGTTGAAATTTAAGGCGCTCTATGATGATTCTGCTCGTAATGCCCAGCTGACAATTCGTGAGGTTTTTGTTCAGCAGCTATTGCAATTACATTCCTTGTCTCTAGAAAAGGCTTTGGCTATAGTGTCGTTCTACCCTACACCTCGGTGTTTAATGGATGCATACGATAATTGTGAATCTGTTAGTAAGGCTCGCAATCTATTAACCAATATAAGTAGTGGCCAATTGGAAAGACCATTAGGTGATAAACTAAGTCaaacaatatataatttttatcgaagtgatttttag